In the Pseudonocardia sediminis genome, TCCGGTTCCTCGACCCGGAGTCCGGCACGGTCACCCTCGGCGGCGCCGACCTCCTGGCGCACTCGCCCTACGCGGTGCGGGCCGCGGTCAGCGGCGTCCCGCAGGATCCGCACGTGTTCGACTCGACGGTCCGGGAGAACGTCCGCCTGGCCCGCCCGGACGCGACCGACCCGGAGCTGCGCTCGGTCCTGGACCGGGTCGGCCTCGCCGCGCTGGACCTCGACCACGGGGTCGGCGCGCACGGGATGCGCCTCTCGGGCGGGATGCGCCGGCGCCTCGCACTCGCCCGTGCGCTGCTCACCGACCCGGCCCTGCTGGTGCTCGACGAGCCCACCGCGCACCTGGACCCCGACACCCGCGACGCCGTCCTGGACGATCTGCTGACGGCGTCCGCCGGCCGCTCGGTGCTGTTGATCACGCACGATCCGGCGTGTCTCCGGCGCGCCGACACCGTCGTCACACTGCGCGACAAGCGGCTGTACGGCGACGACGGAGCCGCGCGCCGAGCGGGCGATCCGACCCCCTACCCTGCTCCGAACGCCTCTTGACAGGAGCGGTGCCGGTCTCTCAGCCCGATCACAGGAGCTCGGTGCCACTGTAGAGATCACCCGGCCGGCAGTCCCCGCGGCGAGCCAGGACGGGACCCGACCGAACCACCTGCGAATCGTGAGGTTCCCCCCGTGCGTGCGTCACCCCACCCCCGCCCGACCTCGTCCCCGTCGAGGCGGGTACCCGCGATCGCGGCGCTGCTGGTGGCGGTGCTGGCGCTGGCCTCCTGCTCCACCGGCTCCGACCCGGGCTCCACCCCCACCCAGCCGACGTCGGCCGAGCAGGCCTCGGCGAAGGCCGTCGACCTCTCGCAGGGGTGGGCCTGGCGCAAGCAGACCGGCCCCACCGACATCGGTGTGACCCACACCAAGAACAGCCTCGACGACACCGAGCCGGCCGAGGCCCGCCAGCGCGGCACCGAGATCCTCTCCGGGTCCGGCGAGGAGTACCAGAACCACCACCTGATGGGCTTCGGCACGCTCAACCCCGAGCCGGCCCCGGGCGAGTACGACTGGTCGTCGCTGGACCGCCGGATGGAGCTGACCAAGGAGACCAACGGCAAGGCGATGATGACGCTCTGCTGCTCCCCGGACTGGATGAAGGGCGGTCAGCCCGGCCAGACCGACTGGTCGCAGCTGGAGAAGGCGCCGACCCCGGAGCACTTCGCCGACTACGCGAAGCTCGCCGCGGAGGCCGTCAAGCGCTACCCGCAGGTCGACCGCGTGATGGTGTGGAACGAGCTCAAGGGCTTCTACAACGAGGCCGAGAACCGCTGGGACTACGAGGGCTACACCGCGTTCTACAACGAGGTCTACAAGGCCGTGAAGGCCGCGCGGCCGGACGTCAAGGTCGGCGGGCCGTACGTGGTGACCAACAGCGTCCCCGCCGGCTCCTCGGACGCCTCGACCGTCACCGGGGTGTGGGGCGCGCTGGACAAGCGCCCGCTCGACGTCCTGGAGTACTGGATCAAGAACAACGTCGGCGCGGACTTCATCGTCGTCGACGGCTCGACCACCAACAAGGGTGTGCAGGACGCGATCAGCCCGGTCGACGTCGGCGCGCAGAAGTTCGCCGTCGTCAACGACTGGATCAAGCAGCGGACCCAGCTCCCGATCTGGTGGGCCGAGTTCTACGCCAACGTCCCGGCCGGGGCCGAGGCCGGCTACGACAAGCCGGCCAGCGCCGTGAGCACCCTGGCCGCGATCTCGGCGATGGCCCGCTCCGGGGCCGAGGGTGCGCTGCTCTGGGGCCCGGAGGGCAGCTCCGACCTCGAGTACTCCTCGCTCTGGACGCCGGCGACGGAGTCCGACGGCGGGCAGGCGACGCCGCTGACCGAGGCCTGGGCCTGGCTGGTGCCCCGCCTGCGCGACGGCAACGTCGAGTTCGGGCGCGCCCAGGGCAGCCCGCTCACCGCGTTCCGCGACACCGACGGCAACGTCCTGATGGTCAACCTCAGCGGTGACCCGGTGCCGGTCCCCGGCCAGGAGGACCTCCCGGGCTGGGCGGTCGTCGAGGTCCCCTCGAACGCCTGACCCCGCTCGACGCCGAACGGCCCCGATCCGGGTGGATCGGGGCCGTTCGTGTCCGTCGTGCGCGGTCAGCGGTGCAGCACCCGGCGCAGGACGTCGGTCAGGGCCGCGGCGGGATCGTCGGCCAGGTCGTGGGCCCGCCACGCGACGTGGGTGTCCGGGCGGACGAGCACGCAGCCGTCCTCGGCGACCTCGCGCACCCGCGCCCAGTCGTCGTAGAGGTCGGTGTGCTCCCGGCCCGGCCCGATCACGTGCGCGACCAGCTCGATGCCCAGGTCCGTCGCGACCTGCTCGGCCGCGACCGCCCACCGCTGCCCCGAGATGCCGGTGAACAGCGCGAACCTGCCCTTGCCCGCCAGGTCGTGGGTGCTGACCCGGTGCCCGTCACGGCCCAGCCAGCAGTGCGGCAGACGGGCGCCCGGCCAGGTCGTCGGGTGGTGGTGCAGCTCGGGGTCCCGGTCGAACGCCGGTTCCTCCGTGCCGTCCGGGACGACGGCGCCCGAGCGGTAGCGGTGGTTCATCTCGACGCCGTGGGCGTTGAACTCGTAGTTCTTGAGCTCGAGCGCCTTGCGCAGGGCCTCGCGCTGCGCGGCCGCCTCGGTGGTGTCGTCGAACCGGGCCGCCATGTGGCGTTCCATGAGGTCCGGGTCGTCCGTCGAGGTCAGCCCCAGCGCTTCGAAGATCGGCCCGAACTCCTCGATGGACTTGTTGGCGCGCAGCACGATCTGCTCGCCGATCGGGGTCCGCTCGGCCTCGTAGCTGTCCAGCAGCGACTCCCCCGCCGCGCCGCGCAGCACCAGGGCCAGCTTCCAGGCCAGGTTGTAGGAGTCCTGGATGGAGGTGTTGGACCCCAGACCGTTCGACGGCGGGTGCCGGTGCACCGCGTCCCCGGCGCAGAACACGCGCCCGGAGCGGTAGCTCGTGGCGTAGCACTTGTTGTTGCCCCACAACGAGTACCCGCGGATGGTGACCGGGACCGAGTCGTCGCCGAGCAGGTCGTGGACGATCTTCGTGGCGGCTTCGTCGTTCATCTCCGGCGGCGGGGCGGCGATGTCGTAGCCCCAGATCGCGAGCCACTGCGTCCACGGCTTCACCGCCCGGACGACGCCCATCCCGATGCCGCCGATGTCCGAGCCCGGCTGCAGCACCCAGTAGAGGATGCTCGGGCGGTGCGCGACCAGCCCGGACAGGTCGGCGTCGAAGACGATGTTCATGCTGCCGGCGACGTCCATCTCGCCGGTGAACGGCAGACCGGCGTCCGCGGCGACGGTGCTGCGCGCCCCGTCAGCACCGATCAGGTACTTCGCGCGGATCGTGTACTCCGCGCCGGTGATCCGGTCCCGGACGCTCGCGGTGACGCCGTCGTCGTCCTGGACGAAGCCCAGGTACTCGGTGTCGAACCGGATCCGGCTCCCTCGCGACGCGGCCGCGCCGACGACGATCGGCTCCAGCAGCGTCTGCGGCAGGTCGCAGTGCCGAGACGGGCTCGCCAGGGTGTACTCCGCGTGCCGCGACGGGTGGGTGCCCCAGGTGCGGACGCGCCCGATCTCCTCGCCGACGAGCGAGGTGCAGAACACGGTGTCGCCCATCAGCTCGTTCGGCGTGCCCTGCGCGATCACCTCGTCCTCGATCCCGAGGTCGCGGAAGATCTCCACGGTGCGCTGGTTGGTGATGTGCGCCCGCGGGGTGTTCGCCGTCCACCGGTACTTGGTGACGACGATGTGCTCGACGCCGTAGGTGGCCAGCGCCAGTGCGGCGGCCGCTCCCGCCGGGCCGGTGCCGACGACGAGGACGTCGGTCTCGACCACCACCGGGGCGCTCACGCGTCGGCCAGGACGAGGTCGTAGGACACCCGGTACCAGGTCGAGTCCAGTTCCCGCCCGCCCGGACCGGTCCCGGGGGACTGCGGCTCGAAGTCCACGATCAACGACTCCTTCACGCCGAACACGGCGTCCTCGGCGATGTAGGGGTCCGTGCGGTCGAACACGTGCGTGACGAGCTGGCGGTACCCGTCGGCGGTCACGCGCAGGTGGACGTGGGCCGGGCGCATGGTGCGCCGTCCCGTCGCCGAGAGCAGGTCCCCGACCGGGCCGTCGGCCGGGATCGAGTAGGCGACCGGGCGCAGCGACCAGAACGCGTAGCGGCCGTCGTCGCCGGTGACCAGGTAGCCGCGGGCGGCGGTGCGGGAGTCGCCGTACTGCACGTCGTAGACGCCGTCGCCGTCGGTCTCCCAGATGTCGACCCGCGCTCCCGCGATCGGGGCCCCGTGCACGTCGGTGACGGTGCCGTCGATCCAGCAGGGCTCGCCGGGGGCGCCGGCGGCGATGTCGTCGCCGAGCCCGACGTGCGGGGTCTTCTCCACGAAGAACGGCCCGAACACCGTGGACTCGGTGGCCCGCGGGTCCTCGGCCGCGTTGAGGCCCACGACCTGCATGGACAGCCCCAGCACGTCGGAGAGCAGGATGAACTCCTGGCGCTCGTCGTCGGTGATGTGCCCGGCGCGGGTCAGGAAGTCGATCCCGGCCTCCCACTCCGCCGTCGTCAGGTTCACCTCCGCGGCGAACGCGTGGAGATGCCGCAGCAACGCCTGCAGCACCTCCCGGGTCCGCGCTGGCGCGTTCCCGACGCTGGCCACCACCTCGTCGGACAACGCCTCACTGGTCATCGGGTGCACCGTCATCGCCCTTCCGCCTCCCTGCTCGCTCGACGTCGAAACTAGTCCAGAGCGCGGCGGGTGACGGTCGCCGCGGCGGCGAGCTTCCCGGCGGCGTTCCGGACGTCGGTACGCACCACGCCGAAGGACCGCCCGGCGTGCACGACGTCGGCCTCGACCGTGGTCGGGGCGTCCAGACCGGCCGGGCGCAGGTAGGTGACGTGCAGCGACCCCGTCGCCAGCGGCCGCTCGGCGGGCCCCGGCAGCGCCGCGACGGCGGCCAGCTCGCTCACCGCGGCGAGGATGCCGCCGTGCATGGTGTCGCGCTCGTTGGCCAGTGCGGCCGAGCCGGGCAGGACGAGCGTCGGGCCCTGCTCGGCGACCCCGTCCGGGGTCGCCGACGAGCGGTCCGGGAACGTCACCCCCAGGACGGCGGCGGCGTCCCCGTCCGGCGGGGCGGTGCCCGCGTCGGGGTCGGCGAGGGAGTCGAGGTCGGGGACCTCGGGGAGGAACCGGCCCCACTCGGTGCCGACGCCGATCAGCTCGCCGCGCGGGCCCAGGACGTCGCCGCGGGCCAGGACGGCGCGGTCCCCCGCCTCGACCACCCACGCCCGCACCGTGACCTCGCCACCGTCACCGGGGATCGGTCCGCACAGGTCGACGGTCATCTCCGTGGTGACCGGCCAGTGCCCGTCCGGGCGACCGACGATCGTCGCCTGACCCAGCACGGCGTCGAGGAGCACGCAGAGCGCACCGACGCCGGGACGGCCGTCCGGCCCGAGGCACCACGGCCCGGACACCATGGTCGCGGCGACCACGGTGTCCCGGCCGATCGGGTCCGGTCCCGGTGAGTCCTCGACCCGCAGCGGGCCGACCCGGAACAACCGGTCCGGCCCGCTGGGCGGGGGCAGCAGCAGGGGTGCCCGCAGTGTGCTCGTCACGGGGCCACGATCAACGCCGCCGCGTCGTCCTGCAAGTACCTCTCAGAGCCGCTGCCTCACGTCGCGGGCCGACTCAGGCCTTCGGGCCGCCGGCCACGTAGATGACCTGACCGGAGACGAAGCCCGAGGCCTCGTTCGCGAAGAACGAGACCATGTTGGCGATGTCCTCCGGCAGCCCGGGACGCTGCACCGGGATCTCCTTGGCGCGCGAGGACTTGAACTCCTCCCAGTCCACGCCGAGGCGCTCGGCGGTGGCCTTGGTCATCTCGCTGGCGATGAACCCGGGGGCGATGCAGTTGGCGGTGACGCCGAACTTGCCCAGCTCGATGGCCAGGGTCTTGGTGAAGCCCTGCAGGCCGGCCTTGGCCGTGGAGTAGTTCGCCTGGCCGCGGTTGCCCAGCGCCGAGGTCGAGGACAGGTTGACCACCCGGCCCCACTTCGCGTCCACCATGTGCTTCTGGACGGCCTTGGTCATCAGGAACGAGCCGCGCAGGTGCACGCCCATGACGGCGTCCCAGTCGTTCTCGGTCATCTTGAACAGCAGGTTGTCCTTGGTGATGCCGGCGTTGTTGATCAGCACGGTCGGCGGGCCGAGCTTCTCGGCGACGGTGTCGACGGCGTTCTGCACGGCGGTCGCGTCGGACACGTCCGCGCCGACGCCGAGCGCCTTCCCGCCGGCCGCCTCGATCGTCTCCACGGTGGCCTTGGTGGCGGACTCCTCGAGGTCCACCACGCCCACCGCGAAACCGTCGGCCGCCAGGCGGACGGCGGTCGCCGCGCCGATCCCCCGGGCCGAGCCGGTCACGATCGCGGTACGGGTCTGCGACTGCGTCATTGCGTGCTTCTCCTCGGTGTTTCGGCAATGCATCCATCGGTGCCCGGCACCCTCCGGTGCGGACTCAGGAGCTGATCGTGTCATTCCCGCAAGGCCTGTGCGCAGCGCAGGGAGCGGTATTGCTCACCCGCACCGGGCCCCTTCCTCGACTACCGTGAGTCGCGTCGCTGTGCACGCGACCCGCCGGCCGGAACCCCGCCGACCGCGTCGCAGCATCGAGCTGCCGCCCCCGTCTTCGACCAGGAAGGTCCCCTCATGGCCGATGCACGATCCGCCCCCGCTTTCCGTCTCGCCCTCCCCGACGCGACCCAGAGCTACGAGCAGGACGTCGAGTGGTGCCTCGTCGACGACGGTTCGGGCTGGCGCGAACTGCGCTTCCACGACTACTCCGACATCTACCAGGTGCCCGGCCTCTACGAGCGGCTGTTCTACGAGGTCCTGCAGTGCCAGTCGCCGCCGGTGGTGTGCGACCTGCTCGCCGAGCAGCTGGCCGGGGAGAACGTCGACCCGGGGAGCCTGCGGGTGCTCGACGTCGGCGCCGGCAACGGCATCGTGGCCGAGGAGCTGCGTGCCCGCGGCATCAGCAAGGTCGTGGGTGTCGACATCATCGCCGAGGCGAAGGACGCCGCTCTGCGTGACCGTCCCGAGGTCTACGACGACTACCGCGTGGTGGATCTCACCGACCTCGAGCCCGGTGCCGCGGACGAGATCGCGGGCGGCGGCTTCGACGCCCTGGCCTGCGTGGCCGCGCTCGGCTTCGGCGACATCCCGCCGGAGGCCTTCCGGGCCGCGTTCGACATGGTCCGCGACGACGGGTGGCTGGCGTTCACGCTGCGTGCCGACTTCCTCTCCGACACCGACACCAGCGGCTTCTCCGGCCTGATCAAGTCGCTGCTGGCCTCCGGTGAGCTCGAGGAGCTCGGTGCGGTGACCTACCAGCACCGCCTCGCGACGACCCGCGCCCCGCTGCACTACCGGGCCGTCGTGGCCCGCAAGCGCCGCTCCCTGGCCTGACCGGCCCCGCGCGTCCGGCCAGGACGCACCCGTGGAGCTTTCGTGCGGCCGCACCGCACGAAAGCTCCATGTGGGACACGGGTGGTCCGCCGCATAGGGTGCGCGCCATGACCGTGATGGATCGTTTCCGCCTCGACGGCAAGGTCGCCGTCGTCACCGGTGCCTCGTCCGGCCTCGGGGTCGCCTTCGCCCGGGGGCTGGCCGAGGCCGGCGCCGACGTCGTGCTCGGCGCCCGTCGTGCCGAGAAGCTCGCCGAGACCGTCGCGATGGTCGAGGGCCTGGGCCGCCGCGCTCTCGCCGTGACCACCGACGTGGCCAGCCAGCCCGACTGCCAGGCTCTCGTCGACGCGGCGATGGAGGACTTCGGGCGCGTCGACGTGCTCGTCAACAACGCCGGCATCGGTACCGCCGTCCCCGCCACGAAGGAGACGCCCGAGCAGTTCACGCAGGTCATCGACGTGAACCTGAACGGCTGCTACTGGATGGCGCAAGCCTGCGGCAAGGTGATGCAGCCCGGGTCGAGCATCGTCAACATCTCCAGCGTGATCGGCCTGACCACCGCCGAGCTGCCCCAGGCCGCCTACTCCGCGAGCAAGGCCGGCCTGATCGGGCTCACCCGCGACCTGGCCCAGCAGTGGGGCACCCGCAAGGGCATCCGGGTGAACGCGATCGCCCCCGGCTTCTTCGCCTCCGAGATGACGGACCAGTACAAGGACGGCTATCTCGACCGGATGAGCGAGCGCATCCCGATGGGCCGCATCGGCGACCCCGAGGAGCTCACCGCCGCGCTGGTCTTCATGGCCTCCGACGCCGGCGGGTACCTCACCGGCCAGACGGTCCCCGTCGACGGTGGCCTGACCATCACCTGAGTCCGGACCGGATCGCCGGCGCTCAGCCGACGCCGAGTATCTCCGCGGCGTCGCGGGTGCCGTCGACCCGGCTCCGGATCTTCTCGAACGCCACCTCACGGGCGAAGTCCGGCGAGCCGTGGTCGGGCTTCTCGTCGATCGAGAACGGTGAGAACCCGCAGTCGTCGGTGGAGCCCAGCTGCTCACCCGGGATGAAGTTCGCGGCCCGGACGAGCTGGTCGGTGACCTCCTGCGCGCTCTCCACCCGCGGGTTGCCGGGGTTGGTGACACCGATGTAGGCCATCTGGGCCACCCCGGCGGCGTCCGCCCGCAGGTTCTTGCCGATCGCCTCGTAGACCGGGTCCCTGTCCCGCTCGGATGCGCACTGGATGAGGAAGTAGCCGGCGTCGATCCGGAACATCTCCGGCAGGAGGTTGCCGTAGGGCACGTCCGCGGAGTGCACCGAGTCCCGGTCGCCGCCCGGGCAGGTGTGGACGCCGATGTTCGTCCGCTCGGCGGCGTCGAAGCGGGCCATCACGGCGTTGATCAGCTCGATGAAGTGCGGCAGCAGACCGGCACCGGTCCAGGGATTGCGCGGGTCCTCCCGGGTGGCGAGACGGCCCTCGGTGAAGTCCACCGACACCCGCGCCGCACCGGCCGCGAACGCCGCGCGGATGTCGCGCTCGCACTCGTCGACCAGGGTGGCCTCGAACTCCTCGCGGCTGTAGCCGGGCACCGGGTCCTTCAGCGGGTAGAGCAGCGCGAGCATCGACGGCGAGATCACCGCCTGCTTCATCGGGGCGTGGGCGAACAGGATCGACTGCGACAGCGAGTCGGCGGCGTAGTTGGTGTACCGGAACGGCCCGCGCTCCAGTTTCGGCAGCTGACGCCCGTGACCGTCGGCGAAGATCGCGAAGAACTGCCCGCCCGGCCCGAGCGAGGGGGCCAGTCCGGTCCCGGCGAGCGTGTCGGTGATCGGGTAGGTGGCGAAGGAGGACCAGCGCTGCTCGCCGTCGGAGATGATCGGTGACCCGGTCGCCTCGTAGCGCGAGAGGGTGTCCTTGACCGCCGTCTCCTGCTCGGCCTCCAGATCCGGCTTGTCGATCGAGCCCTCGTCGTAGGCCGCGTAGGCGTCCTGCAGCTTCTGCGGCCGGGGCAGGGAGCCCACGGGTTCGGTCGGGATGCCGGTGGCGGTGCGCGGGTCGTATCCGCTCATGGGAGCTCCTCGGATGTCGATCGGGCTCGTTCGGTCGCGGACCGGCGACGCGGCCGCACACCGGCGCGGGAACGCGGGAATGGACGGATCGGCGTGCACGGTGTTCCGCACGGGTCCGGGGACCGGGGACCATGACGTCGTTCGATCGTGTGGCGGCCGGTCGTCACGCCTCGCGCGAACGTGGCCGATCTCCGACGCTACTGCGGTGACCCAGGTCACGGCAACGTACCGCGCTCCGTGCATGCGGACGGGGACGTCGCAGCAGCTGTGGCGCAACGGTTACGGACGTTCGCCCCTGGTCAGCGGCGTCTCCGCTCTCCCGCCGCTTCCTCTCGGCACCCCCGAGTGCGTCCGACGATCTAGGGTGAATCCGACCCCCGATCCACCATCGAC is a window encoding:
- a CDS encoding GH39 family glycosyl hydrolase; amino-acid sequence: MRASPHPRPTSSPSRRVPAIAALLVAVLALASCSTGSDPGSTPTQPTSAEQASAKAVDLSQGWAWRKQTGPTDIGVTHTKNSLDDTEPAEARQRGTEILSGSGEEYQNHHLMGFGTLNPEPAPGEYDWSSLDRRMELTKETNGKAMMTLCCSPDWMKGGQPGQTDWSQLEKAPTPEHFADYAKLAAEAVKRYPQVDRVMVWNELKGFYNEAENRWDYEGYTAFYNEVYKAVKAARPDVKVGGPYVVTNSVPAGSSDASTVTGVWGALDKRPLDVLEYWIKNNVGADFIVVDGSTTNKGVQDAISPVDVGAQKFAVVNDWIKQRTQLPIWWAEFYANVPAGAEAGYDKPASAVSTLAAISAMARSGAEGALLWGPEGSSDLEYSSLWTPATESDGGQATPLTEAWAWLVPRLRDGNVEFGRAQGSPLTAFRDTDGNVLMVNLSGDPVPVPGQEDLPGWAVVEVPSNA
- a CDS encoding FAD-dependent oxidoreductase, whose protein sequence is MSAPVVVETDVLVVGTGPAGAAAALALATYGVEHIVVTKYRWTANTPRAHITNQRTVEIFRDLGIEDEVIAQGTPNELMGDTVFCTSLVGEEIGRVRTWGTHPSRHAEYTLASPSRHCDLPQTLLEPIVVGAAASRGSRIRFDTEYLGFVQDDDGVTASVRDRITGAEYTIRAKYLIGADGARSTVAADAGLPFTGEMDVAGSMNIVFDADLSGLVAHRPSILYWVLQPGSDIGGIGMGVVRAVKPWTQWLAIWGYDIAAPPPEMNDEAATKIVHDLLGDDSVPVTIRGYSLWGNNKCYATSYRSGRVFCAGDAVHRHPPSNGLGSNTSIQDSYNLAWKLALVLRGAAGESLLDSYEAERTPIGEQIVLRANKSIEEFGPIFEALGLTSTDDPDLMERHMAARFDDTTEAAAQREALRKALELKNYEFNAHGVEMNHRYRSGAVVPDGTEEPAFDRDPELHHHPTTWPGARLPHCWLGRDGHRVSTHDLAGKGRFALFTGISGQRWAVAAEQVATDLGIELVAHVIGPGREHTDLYDDWARVREVAEDGCVLVRPDTHVAWRAHDLADDPAAALTDVLRRVLHR
- a CDS encoding dioxygenase, producing the protein MTSEALSDEVVASVGNAPARTREVLQALLRHLHAFAAEVNLTTAEWEAGIDFLTRAGHITDDERQEFILLSDVLGLSMQVVGLNAAEDPRATESTVFGPFFVEKTPHVGLGDDIAAGAPGEPCWIDGTVTDVHGAPIAGARVDIWETDGDGVYDVQYGDSRTAARGYLVTGDDGRYAFWSLRPVAYSIPADGPVGDLLSATGRRTMRPAHVHLRVTADGYRQLVTHVFDRTDPYIAEDAVFGVKESLIVDFEPQSPGTGPGGRELDSTWYRVSYDLVLADA
- a CDS encoding PaaI family thioesterase, giving the protein MTSTLRAPLLLPPPSGPDRLFRVGPLRVEDSPGPDPIGRDTVVAATMVSGPWCLGPDGRPGVGALCVLLDAVLGQATIVGRPDGHWPVTTEMTVDLCGPIPGDGGEVTVRAWVVEAGDRAVLARGDVLGPRGELIGVGTEWGRFLPEVPDLDSLADPDAGTAPPDGDAAAVLGVTFPDRSSATPDGVAEQGPTLVLPGSAALANERDTMHGGILAAVSELAAVAALPGPAERPLATGSLHVTYLRPAGLDAPTTVEADVVHAGRSFGVVRTDVRNAAGKLAAAATVTRRALD
- the fabG gene encoding 3-oxoacyl-ACP reductase FabG is translated as MTQSQTRTAIVTGSARGIGAATAVRLAADGFAVGVVDLEESATKATVETIEAAGGKALGVGADVSDATAVQNAVDTVAEKLGPPTVLINNAGITKDNLLFKMTENDWDAVMGVHLRGSFLMTKAVQKHMVDAKWGRVVNLSSTSALGNRGQANYSTAKAGLQGFTKTLAIELGKFGVTANCIAPGFIASEMTKATAERLGVDWEEFKSSRAKEIPVQRPGLPEDIANMVSFFANEASGFVSGQVIYVAGGPKA
- a CDS encoding class I SAM-dependent DNA methyltransferase; translated protein: MADARSAPAFRLALPDATQSYEQDVEWCLVDDGSGWRELRFHDYSDIYQVPGLYERLFYEVLQCQSPPVVCDLLAEQLAGENVDPGSLRVLDVGAGNGIVAEELRARGISKVVGVDIIAEAKDAALRDRPEVYDDYRVVDLTDLEPGAADEIAGGGFDALACVAALGFGDIPPEAFRAAFDMVRDDGWLAFTLRADFLSDTDTSGFSGLIKSLLASGELEELGAVTYQHRLATTRAPLHYRAVVARKRRSLA
- a CDS encoding SDR family NAD(P)-dependent oxidoreductase: MTVMDRFRLDGKVAVVTGASSGLGVAFARGLAEAGADVVLGARRAEKLAETVAMVEGLGRRALAVTTDVASQPDCQALVDAAMEDFGRVDVLVNNAGIGTAVPATKETPEQFTQVIDVNLNGCYWMAQACGKVMQPGSSIVNISSVIGLTTAELPQAAYSASKAGLIGLTRDLAQQWGTRKGIRVNAIAPGFFASEMTDQYKDGYLDRMSERIPMGRIGDPEELTAALVFMASDAGGYLTGQTVPVDGGLTIT